GCCCAAAAGGAGGTGAGGCAGGACCTTCTCTCCCCAccttccctgctgtgctgtggggatTTGGCTGGCCCAGCACTGTACCTGGCTCCTCCGGGCAGAGCGATGCTCAAGGCGCAGCTCCCCGGGCTGCCCAGCTCCGACCACTGGGCTGTCAgctctctgctgcctctgccgcTGTCACACCACTGTCACACGAACACTTCCTGGTGCTCTGCGAGACCTAGAAACCAGCTTTTGCTCTACGGGCACTGATGTCCTTCGGCAGAGGCGTGCGGCCGGGAGCAGTGTCCGACCCGATGGGTACCGGCGCAGGCAGCGAGCGGAGCTGTGCCGGCTGCGGCGTCTGTCCCCTCTGCCACGGGGATGCTGCGAGGGCGCTGCGGGAGTGCTGGGGACTCCTGTGCTGCGTCCATTGGCCTGCAGGCCGTTGCTCTCCACGATGAGCCGGAGAAGCCCTGCACCAGGGAAGTCCATGATGACCACCCCCCAGCGCACGGGCTGCCTGCCCCGGCGCCGCAGGTGCTGGTAGCAGCGGGGGTTCACAATGCGGGCCACCTCCTCAGGGCAGGTGAAGAGTCCGTTGCCAGAGCAGAAGGTGAGGTACATGGTGGTGGAGTCCCCGCCAGCTGCCTTCTCCAGGTGCTGCCGCACCCGGGCCCACTTGCGCTCCAGTGACAGCACATTCCAGGCATCGCTGATGCTCAGCTGCTCGTAGGGGATGCCCAGCACCTCCCGCCTGAGTGCCTCCAGTACCACAATCTTCCCGCGCACCTGGCCCAGCGTCGGCATCTCCTCCTGGCACCACAAACAGCCCTGTCCCTCCTCCAGCAGGCAGCGATGCAGTTGGGCAGCGAAGCCGGGCCGGGAGAAGATGGGCAGCTCCTCCTTGATGCGCATGAGCACGGCCTCGCCAGGGTGGGCACGGAGGAAGCGCAGGGTGCGGCGCAGGACCCCACGCAGGCTGGCCCGCTGGAAGGTGCAGAGGTGGTAGACACGGAGCTCGCCCCGTGACAGCTTGCAGCGCACATCCAGGAAGCGGATGCCGGCCGCCAGCTGGGCCTCCAGGCCCCAGCTCTGACACCGCAGGCGCCGGCCGCCAAACAGGCTGAGGGAGTCGTGGGTGCCAGGGATGGAGAGGCGGGAGAGCGGCAGGGTGTCGGGGAGCTCTGCCATCCAGTCAGGGCAGTAGGCTGCCGGCTGGGGCACGCAGTCGAATGCCGCACTACGCCGGCGCCATGTCTCCATGCCACCAGGAGAGCGGGCACCCCGGCGCCTGGCTGGCCGCCCTGAGCCCTGCCATGGAGAAGCACACCATGAGCCATGGAAGCACCAAATGGCCCCCATGTATCCTGATCCCACCCCTCCTCAGTGGTATCCCCACCACACCATGAAACCCTATAACATACCACCTGCCCCCCAATACTCACACTGTTGCAGCGTACTGTCCCCTCCCACTCTCAAGCACTTTTCCCAGTACTCCCCCTCCTGCACTCACCTGGGTTTGCCTGTGGCTGCGGAGCGGAGCCCGATGGACGGGGTGCACGGCCGTGGGTGCCAGTGGCACACTGGCAGGTAGAGCGGGATGCCAGCCATTAACCCGGTGACAGTCATGACGCGCGTCCTGCCTCGCAAATGGCACGTGCACCAGGGATTCATCCTCAGCCCTCGGCCACGGGCAGCGCTTGACAGACATACCAGGCTGGAAAACTGCCTGGCTGATCCCGAAAGCAGCCATTCAGGCCTCTGCACCTCCCTCCCCAGGAATCAGGACAAACGGGATCGAGGTGCCGCAGGGCCCCTTGATGGCCCCATGGGAGAGGCTTCGCAGAGCCTGGGGTGCCCACACACCTGCTCCAGAACCACGTCCTGGTGGGACCTGCACTGCCCTGGTGATGATCAGCCTCATGCCTGTCAGAGGGACAACGTCCAGGCAGGGGCACGGTGCAGTGGGTCTGTGCTTGTTAGCACATCCCAGGACCTGCTCAGCGATAGCTCTCTGGGAAGTGGGTTTCATCCCTTTGTTCCTCAGCCACCAGTGGCTGCTGCACACTGGAATCACTACAAGGCTGCCCGGGAGGTGACCTACGTCCTGCCCAGGGCACCTCTGTCGGCAGCGCACACTGAGCCCAGTGGGTTTTGAAGAGGAGCCGCCCGACAGGTCACAGACTCCTCTGGGCATCCCTCCGGGTCACATCCCCTccacctgagcagggcaggcacagggatCCTCGGGAGTCGCTTTCAGCGctgggccctgcagggacaccaaGCGGGGACACTCCAGCCGACACCTTCCCAGCGGGGCTGAGCGGGGGTCCCTGGGGCAgcccccggggcggggggcagACACCCCCGGCCCCGGGAACGGCCCCGTCCTGCGCTCGGCCCCGTGCCGCCCCTCCCCGCCGCGCTGcccgccccagccccgccgcaGCAGCCGCTCCCCGGGCGCGGGCCCCGCCCGGCACAGACCGCAGCGCGGCGGCGCAGCCGCTCCCGCCCGGGcccgccccagccccgccgggCGCTCCTCGCTATGGCGGCCGCGCCGAGTGGCGGCAGCGGCCGGACCTGCTTCGTCCTTGGCGGCTCGGGGGAGACGGGCCGGGCGctgctgcgggagctgctgTCCCGGCGGCTCTTCGCCCGGGTGACGCTGATCGGGCGGCGCCGGCTGAGCCTGGGCCCGGAGGCGGATGCGGCCGTGGTGCGGGGGTCCGGtcccggggcgggggcggctgCGGAGCGGGGGTTCCTGGGCGGCCGCGCTGACCCTCGGCCTCCCCGCAGGAGCAGGCGGTGGTGGACTTCGAGCGGCTGGGCGAGCACGCCGCTGCCTTCCAGGGGCACGACGTGGGCTTCTGCTGCCTGGGCACCACCAGGGCCAAGGCTGGCGCAGTGAGTGGggcccctcctccccctgggagagcaggggtCCTGTTTGCCCCCTGCCCTGCCGGCgcgctccctgccctgctgaccctcctctcccctttacCCGCAGGACGGCTTTGTCCGGGTGGACCGGGACTACGTGGcgcaggcagcagagctggcacgGGCAGGGGGCTGCAAGCACTTTATCCTGCAGTCCTCCCAGGGGGCAAACGCACAGAGCAGCTTCCTCTACCTCCGCGTGAAGGTGAGGAGTCAGCTGGGGTGGGCTCCTGGTGCTTGTGTAGGAGTCACAAAATGCTGGGATGCTCGTGAAGGAAGGAGTAGCTGAGGTCTCAAGAGTTGCAAATAGCTCTGGGGGTCCTCCTTGTGCTGTGGGACAAGGGAAGGGGCTGCTATGTGACTGGCTTCATCTGAAGCAGCATAACCCTGCGTGCAGTTTTTATCTTCCTCTTTAAACCTAGAAAGACTCGCTGGGGTCTCTAGCCCAGACCCAGCTCCCCAGCCTCAAGCTGCTTCACAGCTCGGTGGGGGGGCTACGTCCCAGGGATGGATAGCCCACAGGCTCCCCAGGTGGGACCATACCTATCATAAAAGCTGGCTGGATCCATCCCCAGGCTGGATGCAAAGTCCAGTTGCTCTCGGGAGCGGCCCGTTGCAGTTAACATGATGGTTGCAAGGGTGCGCTGCTGACTCAC
This genomic window from Pseudopipra pipra isolate bDixPip1 chromosome 9, bDixPip1.hap1, whole genome shotgun sequence contains:
- the LOC135418789 gene encoding 1-phosphatidylinositol phosphodiesterase-like — translated: MAAFGISQAVFQPGMSVKRCPWPRAEDESLVHVPFARQDARHDCHRVNGWHPALPASVPLAPTAVHPVHRAPLRSHRQTQGSGRPARRRGARSPGGMETWRRRSAAFDCVPQPAAYCPDWMAELPDTLPLSRLSIPGTHDSLSLFGGRRLRCQSWGLEAQLAAGIRFLDVRCKLSRGELRVYHLCTFQRASLRGVLRRTLRFLRAHPGEAVLMRIKEELPIFSRPGFAAQLHRCLLEEGQGCLWCQEEMPTLGQVRGKIVVLEALRREVLGIPYEQLSISDAWNVLSLERKWARVRQHLEKAAGGDSTTMYLTFCSGNGLFTCPEEVARIVNPRCYQHLRRRGRQPVRWGVVIMDFPGAGLLRLIVESNGLQANGRSTGVPSTPAAPSQHPRGRGDRRRSRHSSARCLRRYPSGRTLLPAARLCRRTSVPVEQKLVSRSRRAPGSVRVTVV
- the HTATIP2 gene encoding oxidoreductase HTATIP2 isoform X2 — encoded protein: MAAAPSGGSGRTCFVLGGSGETGRALLRELLSRRLFARVTLIGRRRLSLGPEADAAVEQAVVDFERLGEHAAAFQGHDVGFCCLGTTRAKAGADGFVRVDRDYVAQAAELARAGGCKHFILQSSQGANAQSSFLYLRVKGAAVQAPGVPAHGVGNSAVPGCCGSGLPHRLLSACGNSGQGYGGLCAAARRGEGEGAGEQGHP
- the HTATIP2 gene encoding oxidoreductase HTATIP2 isoform X1, whose amino-acid sequence is MAAAPSGGSGRTCFVLGGSGETGRALLRELLSRRLFARVTLIGRRRLSLGPEADAAVEQAVVDFERLGEHAAAFQGHDVGFCCLGTTRAKAGADGFVRVDRDYVAQAAELARAGGCKHFILQSSQGANAQSSFLYLRVKGEVENLVQAVGFDRCTILRPAVLLCKRQESRPMEWVTRQFLGVVARVFPTAYSVPVETVARAMVACVLQPGEEKVKVLENKAIHELGKAVPQQGM